In a single window of the Littorina saxatilis isolate snail1 linkage group LG3, US_GU_Lsax_2.0, whole genome shotgun sequence genome:
- the LOC138961535 gene encoding death-associated inhibitor of apoptosis 1-like, producing MSVFQSDMCSEFKRYATFNGFQTPTGVWPSQLAQAGFYRSGTCGDHQVICFTCGLQMDVRNLTRQPVMEVHRRLSPHCSFVTGASDNQPVPNVDSNAALEWLASNFSIGQLQTDSDNSPPQSYSLPPLPQDSGPERTSNSPSSLPFFPDGASLHNLPFLSDLSTLEQTQLDSLPMDFVDGFANAHLDSLSLFGGLSSSSQLFQPFTNNGLGGPREVLVTDGESVGMEGNYPQASMLQSNIADYMSTPAPPQQQTSLPQRQDDVGNSVPQKLSFDDLGIIIQRPKRQDMATYPKRLETFDRWQGQQISQTKEAIAEAGFYYAGYADCCRCFYCGGGLKSWESDDEPWIEHARWFTKCPYVRMSKGGDFIDAVLSLAKTNNSISMADVESEMQRIHNEQDLSTDVVDDVAADDEMDTDTELAGDDVEADALHFERENESLKQPEMCKICLDSEVSVLYVPCGHLVTCATCAPTVKTCIVCRQKIHGQVRVQRTD from the exons ATGTCAGTGTTCCAAAGCGACATGTGCAGCGAATTTAAACGATATGCTACTTTTAATGGCTTTCAAACCCCAACTGGGGTTTGGCCATCTCAGCTGGCCCAAGCAGGATTCTACCGTTCTGGCACCTGTGGGGACCACCAGGTCATCTGCTTCACCTGCGGGCTTCAGATGGACGTGAGAAACCTCACCAGACAACCAGTAATGGAAGTCCATCGTCGGTTATCCCCCCACTGTAGTTTTGTGACTGGTGCTTCCGACAACCAGCCAGTACCCAACGTGGATTCCAATGCAGCTTTAGAATGGCTGGCCAGTAATTTCTCTATCGGTCAGCTGCAGACGGACTCGGACAACAGTCCACCCCAGAGTTACAGCCTTCCCCCACTGCCGCAAGATTCAGGCCCAGAAAGAACCAGCAACAGCCCCAGCTCCTTACCCTTCTTTCCTGACGGCGCTTCTTTACACAACCTTCCCTTTCTGTCAGACTTGAGCACACTGGAACAGACACAGCTCGACAGCTTACCCATGGACTTCGTTGACGGGTTTGCCAACGCTCACCTCGATTCACTCTCTTTGTTCGGCGGTCTCAGTAGCTCCTCACAGCTGTTCCAGCCTTTCACCAACAACGGTCTGGGAGGACCGCGTGAAGTGCTGGTAACAGATGGGGAGTCTGTTGGAATGGAAGGCAATTATCCCCAGGCTTCAATGCTGCAGTCGAATATTGCGGACTACATGTCGACCCCGGCACCGCCACAGCAACAAACATCATTGCCGCAGAGGCAAGATGATGTGGGGAACAGCGTGCCGCAGAAGCTCAGCTTCGACGACCTCGGCATCATCATCCAGCGACCTAAACGTCAGGACATGGCCACCTACCCGAAACGACTTGAGACGTTTGACCGGTGGCAAGGTCAGCAGATCTCCCAGACCAAGGAGGCCATTGCTGAGGCAGGATTCTATTATGCTG GGTACGCAGACTGCTGTCGCTGTTTTTACTGTGGTGGAGGCTTGAAGAGCTGGGAATCTGACGACGAACCGTGGATTGAGCACGCTCGCTGGTTCACCAAGTGTCCTTACGTTCGCATGAGCAAAGGAGGGGATTTCATCGATGCAGTGCTGTCCTTAGCCAAAACAAACAATTCG aTTTCGATGGCTGACGTTGAATCAGAAATGCAACGGATCCATAATGAGCAGGATTTGTCAACTGATG TTGTCGATGATGTGGCAGCTGACGATGAAATGGACACTGACACTGAACTAGCAGGAGATGATGTTG AGGCCGACGCACTGCACTTTGAGCGTGAAAACGAGTCGCTGAAGCAGCCGGAGATGTGCAAAATCTGCCTGGACAGTGAGGTCAGTGTGTTGTACGTTCCCTGCGGACACCTCGTCACCTGTGCCACCTGTGCGCCAACCGTCAAAACCTGTATTGTGTGCCGGCAAAAAATTCATGGCCAAGTCAGAGTGCAGAGAACTGATTGA